A stretch of Phragmites australis chromosome 12, lpPhrAust1.1, whole genome shotgun sequence DNA encodes these proteins:
- the LOC133886223 gene encoding disease resistance protein PIK6-NP-like, whose product MAGMAQGAVDSLLVRLTALLIGEAQLPGRARGDVQFIRDEMESMNSVLMHLTDAQHRAHHVRTWMKQVAGLARDCEGDVDLYVRRVGAPAGERSAANGLLRYLRRLLWLLRTVPARYQVATRIRELKVRARDVTLEDQAELIFDTLVARGFVRPGETSTASKIKSCTVHPIVHEFIATYVSFGDTCLPPDVAHRLPINSGITLQHASNFDHPFGSILTLIESMHGSYEWKILKVLDLEGCAGLKKKHLKNICKVLLLRYLSLRNTDVTGLPKQIEKLQCLETLDIRQTAIRTFSTKSITLPMLKHLLSGHTNSPSDNSDRFAVSFEAVRLPSGIRRMKQLEILSHVEVSNNVNDLTDISQLLQLKKLGVVLHGKKGGLKLLFQQIEKLYLRSLSIRVNQPIRSESAPDAEVVPALVNPPKLLESLNISGIAGGLPSWTADLDQLSKITLRETSLGPDDIDILGKLRMLRCLRLLHKSYTVTTLNFKKKEFQHLSSVVVEGSDITNISFDTEAAPKLEIIIWSFATMEALSGVDHLPRLKKLELNGDCNLEPVRAAIKKHPNNPDLEHNPHHQRQEVGTAMAASSSSA is encoded by the exons atggcCGGGATGGCGCAGGGCGCCGTGGACTCGCTGCTAGTGCGGCTGACCGCCCTCCTCATCGGCGAGGCTCAGCTGCCGGGCCGCGCCCGCGGCGACGTGCAGTTCATCAGGGACGAGATGGAGAGCATGAACAGTGTGCTCATGCACCTCACCGACGCCCAGCACCGCGCCCACCACGTCCGCACCTGGATGAAGCAGGTCGCCGGCCTCGCCCGAGACTGCGAGGGCGACGTCGACCTCTACGTCCGCCGTGTCGGAGCCCCTGCTGGTGAACGAAGCGCTGCCAACGGCCTCCTGCGGTACTTGCGGCGGCTCCTCTGGCTGCTGCGAACCGTTCCGGCTCGGTACCAGGTGGCCACACGGATCCGGGAGCTCAAGGTCCGGGCGCGGGACGTCA CACTGGAAGATCAAGCAGAGCTCATCTTCGACACGCTAGTCGCTCGAGGGTTTGTTCGTCCAGGAGAGACCAGCACCGCAAGCAAGATCAAGAGCTGCACAGTACATCCTATAGTTCACGAGTTCATTGCCACATATGTAAGCTTCGGGGACACATGTTTGCCGCCTGATGTGGCTCACCGCCTTCCCATTAACAGTGGGATAACACTACAACATGCATCAAATTTTGACCATCCCTTTGGTAGCATCCTAACTCTTATTGAATCTATGCATGGATCTTACGAATGGAAGATCTTGAAGGTGCTGGATCTTGAAGGCTGCGCAGGCttgaagaagaagcatctcAAGAATATTTGCAAGGTACTACTCCTCAGGTACTTGAGTCTCAGGAACACAGATGTTACCGGACTACCCAAGCAGATTGAGAAGCTGCAGTGCTTGGAGACGTTGGACATCCGGCAAACAGCAATAAggacattctccacaaaatctatAACGCTACCGATGCTAAAACACTTGCTCTCAGGCCACACAAACTCTCCAAGCGACAACTCTGATAGGTTTGCAGTTTCGTTTGAGGCAGTGCGCCTTCCCAGTGGCATTCGAAGAATGAAACAACTGGAGATATTATCCCATGTTGAAGTTTCCAACAATGTCAACGACTTAACTGACATCAGCCAGTTGCTGCAACTGAAAAAATTGGGTGTGGTCCTCCACGGTAAGAAAGGTGGCTTGAAACTTCTGTTCCAACAGATTGAGAAACTGTACCTACGCTCCTTGTCAATCCGGGTCAACCAACCGATCAGAAGTGAGAGTGCTCCTGATGCAGAGGTGGTGCCTGCTTTAGTCAATCCTCCAAAACTTCTTGAGAGCCTGAACATCAGTGGTATCGCAGGTGGACTTCCCAGCTGGACTGCAGATCTCGATCAACTTTCCAAGATAACATTGCGGGAAACTTCCCTGGGGCCAGATGATATAGACATACTTGGCAAGCTAAGAATGCTGCGGTGCCTTAGACTTCTGCACAAGTCATACACTGTAACAACGCTcaacttcaagaaaaaagaattccAGCACCTCAGCTCAGTGGTTGTTGAGGGCAGTGATATCACCAACATCAGCTTTGACACTGAAGCAGCTCCTAAGCTTGAGATTATCATCTGGTCTTTTGCCACCATGGAGGCTCTTTCTGGAGTGGACCACCTCCCTAGGTTGAAGAAGCTGGAGCTCAACGGTGACTGCAACCTGGAACCTGTGAGAGCAGCAATTAAAAAGCATCCTAACAATCCTGATCTAGAGCATAACCCACACCATCAACGCCAAGAAGTCGGAACGGCGATGGCAGCCTCGTCCTCATCAGCTTAA
- the LOC133887001 gene encoding lipase-like — MASLGRMAMLLVLAGILVSASPAAEEGVLRMKSSDGGYSYNHTLAHILVEYASAVYTSDLTSLFTWTCPRCEGHTKGFEMIEIIVDVENCLQAFVGVAPDPRSIIIAFRGTQQHSVSNWIEDLFWKQLDVIYPGMPDAMVHHGFYSAYYNTTLRHEILKSIQWARKTYGTLPINVVGHSMGGALASFCALDLSVKFGSQEVELMTFGQPRVGNPAFASYFSEQVPRTIRVTHQNDVVPHLPPYYYYLGEWTYHHFAREVWLHETIEGNVVTRNETICDDSGEDPTCSRSVYGISVADHLEYYGVTLHADSRGTCQFVIGAANSAYSYIREVDGTIILSRYLQEPRALESM; from the exons ATGGCCTCGCTGGGGCGGATGGCGATGCTGCTGGTTCTCGCGGGGATTCTGGTCTCCGCTTCTCCGGCGGCGGAGGAAGGAG TACTCAGGATGAAGAGTTCTGATGGCGGTTATTCTTACAACCATACTCTTGCTCATATTCTTGTCGAATATGCATCCGCT GTTTATACATCTGACTTAACATCACTTTTCACATGGACCTGTCCAAGGTGCGAAGGTCACACAAAG GGTTTTGAGATGATAGAGATAATTGTAGATGTGGAGAACTGCTTACAG GCATTTGTTGGAGTAGCCCCTGATCCGCGATCCATAATCATTGCGTTTAGAGGCACTCAACAACACAG TGTCTCCAACTGGATTGAAGATCTCTTCTGGAAGCAGCTCGATGTGATTTATCCAGGCATGCCTGATGCAATG GTCCATCATGGATTTTATTCGGCATATTATAATACAACTCTGCGGCATGAGATCTTGAAATCTATTCAATGGGCAAGGAAAACATATGGAACACTACCCATAAATGTTGTGGGTCACTCCATGGGAGGTGCTTTAGCTTCATTCTGTGCCCTTGATCTTTCT GTTAAGTTTGGATCACAAGAAGTTGAGCTCATGACTTTTGGACAGCCTCGGGTAGGGAATCCTGCTTTTGCTTCATACTTCAGTGAACAAGTCCCAAGAACAATCCGTGTGACCCATCAGAATGATGTTGTGCCACATTTACCACCGTATTATTATTACCTAGGTGAATGGACATATCATCATTTTGCCAGAGAG GTTTGGCTTCATGAGACCATAGAAGGAAATGTAGTTACCAGAAATGAGACAATCTGTGATGATTCTGGTGAGGACCCAACCTGCAGCAG ATCGGTCTATGGGATAAGTGTAGCAGATCATCTTGAGTACTACGGCGTCACACTACATGCTGATTCAAGGGGAACCTGTCAATTTGTGATTGGTGCAGCCAACTCAGCATACAGTTACATTCGTGAAGTTGATGGAACCATCATCTTGTCAAGATATCTGCAAGAACCACGTGCCCTAGAATCTATGTAA
- the LOC133887207 gene encoding glutaredoxin-C10-like — MDRVARLASERAVVVFTVSNCSMCHAVTSLLGNLGVNVAVHELDRDPRGREMERELARRLGGGRGAPSVPAVFVGGDLVGGTNRVMALHLAGELVPMLKRAGALWL, encoded by the coding sequence ATGGACCGCGTGGCGAGGCTGGCGTCGGAGCGTGCGGTGGTGGTGTTCACGGTGAGCAATTGCAGCATGTGCCACGCCGTGACGTCGCTGCTGGGCAACCTGGGCGTGAACGTGGCCGTGCACGAGCTGGACAGGGACCCCAGGGGCAGGGAGATGGAGCGGGAGCTCGCCAGGAGGCTCGGTGGCGGCCGCGGTGCCCCCTCCGTGCCAGCGGTGTTCGTGGGCGGCGACCTCGTCGGCGGGACCAACAGGGTCATGGCGTTGCACCTCGCCGGCGAGCTCGTGCCCATGCTCAAGAGAGCCGGCGCGCTCTGGCTGTAG